From a single Plasmodium yoelii strain 17X genome assembly, chromosome: 9 genomic region:
- a CDS encoding mitochondrial ribosomal protein L37, putative produces the protein MIQIYKNDILYSNASIFSLFKRYIFVSKWNLAPKVKHGKKGQDKKATGTDSTESTEKVHIFNIYNTVDKDHDILPDHAYPKWLWSLEKPLKSYGELALMFLYGKNVENATAQDYHRFRRLHNKNIIKLNNMRLKKSKRSTVKPIFWDL, from the exons ATGATacaaatttacaaaaatgatattttataCTCAAATGCAtccatattttcattatttaaaagatatatttttgtaagtAAATGGAACTTGGCTCCAAAAGTAAAGCATGGAAAAAAAGGGCAAGATAAAAAGGCTACTGGAACAGATTCGACTGAAAGCACAGAGAaagtacatatttttaatatttataatactgTTGATAAAGACCATGATATATTACCAGATCACGCATATCCCAAATGGTTATGGAGTCTTGAAAAACCATTGAAGAGTTATGGTGAACTCGCATTAATGTTTTTATACGGAAAG AATGTCGAAAACGCTACGGCACAAGACTACCACCGATTTCGTAGATTACATAACAAAAACATAATTAAATTGAATAACATGAGATTGAAAAAATCCAAAAGATCAACTGTTAAACCAATTTTTTGGGATCTTTGA
- a CDS encoding RAP protein, putative: MFFTNVKFISKLAKEKILKRKSWVKRNKKWMLPKVEKSYLKQEQDFAVPHKTIPLNENIKNTPIKNIMSSDEINKEGNFFQERNYDKILDELKKSEKKKLKPHEYKKMLKKDVKNTHPNDDKVNLKRLLMKGKENMNLGINDIKDEDKENKKKELNTFWYMPNPFEKKGVYGMKENTFYKSFIKDRERQFDKVDMKKLNENERKLLNKITNSNISNNKHNNINNELLDKNVSSEILEEKKEKKIRINPKKYWFSENYSTPDISTINTVRARELRFLMMNEAKLVRKGKNVDVEIWLAFMNRVINLSTKVHVRSLLRYLQTIASVKVTNKKLINNLMCEIFKRENNMKPKHYVYLFQSCSRLKWNDFKLIYALKNMTLCWPILRNNFLIKSANSISKLGLANNVYSKALQITLEERLNNFTGKDLKAIKAITFLEFFNEEMIIKFVSLATFYKEHFNYYTRHLQILYLYIVLFHESIYYKLTDEQRYFLQQYSREGNLKKIKKLDHINRLKTLVKNENSKKAILNSDDEYSESDEFSENDDDWSESDEELSESDEECSGNSEHNEAPSLLDENDNNISIQHNEKLLNTENATNHISSYNLKGKEKSTVKIGDKICGGYTSTLHKEISDVLNMLKIDHLNSIKCGPFIVDIYHPESNYIIELNAHFQYYINSEGLTTLSKWRHKFLSQMGYNIIHISHRIWSNLPTDKQKIDYISNTLPNIILKNSSLFIQN; this comes from the coding sequence ATGTTTTTTACAAATGTGAAATTTATAAGCAAATTagcaaaagaaaaaattttgaaaagaAAGAGTTGGgtaaaaagaaataaaaaatggatgTTACCTAAGGTTGAAAAATCATATTTAAAGCAGGAACAGGATTTTGCGGTTCCCCATAAAACAATACCGTTGAAtgagaatataaaaaataccccaataaaaaatattatgagcTCTGATGAAATTAATAAGGAAGGCAATTTTTTTCAAGAAAGAAACTATGATAAAATATTGgacgaattaaaaaaaagcgagaaaaaaaaattgaagcCTCATGAATATAAGAAGATGCTTAAAAAGGATGTTAAAAACACGCATCCAAATGATGATAAAGTTAATTTAAAACGATTATTGATGAAAGGaaaagaaaatatgaatttaGGTATTAATGATATTAAAGACGAAGATAAAGAAAACAAGAAAAAAGAATTAAACACATTTTGGTATATGCCTAATccatttgaaaaaaaaggagTATATGGAATGAAGGAAAACACTTTTTATAAATCCTTTATAAAGGATAGAGAAAGACAATTTGATAAAGTTGATATGAAAAAGTTAAATGAAAACGaaagaaaattattaaataaaataactaatagtaatatttctaataataaacataacaatataaataatgaattattaGATAAAAATGTATCATCTGAAATATTGGAAgaaaaaaaggagaaaaaaatCCGAATAAatccaaaaaaatattggtTTTCCGAAAATTATTCTACTCCTGATATATCAACAATAAATACAGTAAGAGCAAGAGAATTAAGATTTTTAATGATGAATGAGGCAAAATTAGTTAGAAAGGGAAAAAATGTTGATGTAGAAATTTGGCTAGCTTTTATGAATAGAGTAATAAATTTGTCAACCAAAGTTCATGTACGTAGTTTGTTAAGATATTTACAAACTATCGCATCTGTCAAAGTTACTAATAAAAAgctaataaataatttaatgtgtgaaatttttaaaagagaaaataatatgaaaccAAAACATTATGTATATCTATTCCAAAGTTGTTCAAGATTAAAATGGAATGAtttcaaattaatttatGCATTAAAAAACATGACATTGTGTTGGCCTATTCTGAGAAATAACTTTTTGATAAAATCCGCAAATTCTATTTCAAAATTAGGCTTAGCAAATAATGTGTATAGCAAAGCTTTACAAATAACTCTAGAAGAGAGATTAAATAATTTCACAGGGAAAGATTTAAAAGCAATTAAGGCTATAACCTTTTTAGAATTTTTTAATGAagaaatgataataaaatttgttagTCTAGCAACTTTTTATAAAGaacattttaattattacacAAGGCATTTGCAAATactttatttatacattGTGTTATTTCATGAATCAATATATTACAAGCTTACTGATGAACAACGATATTTTTTGCAGCAATATTCAAGAGAgggaaatttaaaaaaaattaaaaaattggaTCATATAAATCGATTAAAAACGTTagttaaaaatgaaaactcAAAGAAAGCTATATTAAACAGTGATGATGAATATTCAGAAAGTGATGAGTTCTCCGAAAATGATGATGACTGGTCAGAAAGTGATGAAGAATTGTCTGAAAGCGATGAAGAGTGTTCAGGAAATTCTGAACATAATGAAGCACCTTCTTTATtggatgaaaatgataataatataagtaTACAGCACAATgagaaattattaaatacgGAAAATGCGACGAATCATATTAGTagttataatttaaaaggtAAAGAAAAATCTACAGTTAAAATAGGAGACAAAATATGTGGTGGATATACAAGTACATTACATAAAGAAATTAGTGATGTGCTAAATATGCTAAAAATTGATCACTTAAATTCAATTAAATGTGGACCTTTTATTGTTGATATTTATCATCCTGAATCcaattatattattgaaTTAAATGcacattttcaatattatataaattctGAAGGTTTAACAACCTTGTCAAAATGGAGACATAAGTTTTTATCGCAGATGggatataatataattcatatatcGCATAGAATATGGAGCAATTTGCCAACggataaacaaaaaattgaTTACATATCTAATACTCTACCTAATATTATATTGAAAAATTCGTCTCTTTTTATTCAGAATTAA
- a CDS encoding golgi protein 2, putative, with protein sequence MTLLIRCVLLYLLVLVCINCSNENNQSNNNDAKNNGVGGNQNGIDLSQIQNILDSIKANSKDSSNQNNGSQTSSSNNNSNNIMNLINNLSNSNNASAGNGLDNLTKLLGNLGKKDGDQSGGSGLENLTKLFGNLGKKDGDQSGGSGLENLTKLFGNLGKKDGDQSGGSGIEGLTKLFGNLGKKDGDQSGGSGIEGLTKLLGNQSGGSGLEGLTKLFGDLGKKDGDQSGGSGIEGLTKLLGNQSGGSGLEGLTKLFGNLGKKDGDQSGGSGLENLTKLLGNLGKKDGDQNEKNPLESLTKLFGNGGKGEGNEKVGNLLDGLSSLIGNFSKKSGDENKKNPFHDIHSLFGNWLSDDNSKDAPFLLDNSVDHFSEKSKQAILSQYNRDERELLNQLESLINKNKVLTNIKEINEKNAKLKAHISTLKEKYNPYSYEGQLLNDMINEDDIKNKYNIDDTFENKIYEIAKKGIVYEEMSDLEKDKKSEMFEDINELDNKDAKDSGTINIHTIKHDQIENDSLLRGILHGGKDNLHECNCFSNKVKKCIFSYINYSNLEYMLGSLNIDVNSMVTKYISDNTKNHNFKKSKSFLVPLPPLNAKSNIKNVNEYILRVPRVLFLATKKSFSSSTDRYFFNLYDIMESQLKWNVYIWGYGFKHYPLFFTKNLHTLLHKYDHQIGREPFDLIFVHSSFISNYYNHYFFLKNMPKMTTLIFINDGWDSNVKKSYMNLIPHIFFQNQVNIFEYNPLNSIDIETEKNKLNNNIWNKVSNNSTNNVITNKHKKKKDIKKSSNTFSDDNIDSDNNELWNTDDDNINEHTLWAFLPHGINPCCSKHVDMCFEVKGNENGYKKNPRFYYNIAQKIENKYRRSIKLSYSLLDLFVPECAFKEPPIGMFDISNRDIDILYLYNTTSSNYNDFLIQKIMDHIYNKNINNLKDRIHKYEVDSYYWKVWGLQTTHKLIKNKMKEYSDILKRSKICVISSKYAGMLNKMVIDAIFSGCIVITDKSHNKDINKYIVLTQIPYEYYEIPDLIYNNENINSLAIDLIKKITTTLNEVYSGARDQMRIDAFKAVLNTYTYPGIILNWILPTLYFHHNKEKYEINNNYFVLPQYFKSIISKSLKTSSAKREKIIANIDLSLQEDLIMNNNEVLIWFIIWVIIFSVIFCYILKNNSIVSYFFKQRKLHL encoded by the coding sequence ATGACTTTATTGATTAGATGTGtgcttttatatttactTGTTTTAGTATGTATAAATTGttcaaatgaaaataatcaATCAAACAACAATGACGCTAAAAACAATGGTGTAGGAGGAAACCAAAATGGGATAGATTTAAGTCAGATTCAAAACATTTTGGATTCTATAAAAGCTAATAGTAAGGATAGTTCGAATCAAAATAATGGAAGCCAAACAAgtagtagtaataataatagtaataatataatgaaCTTAATAAATAATCTTAGTAATTCTAATAATGCAAGCGCAGGAAACGGACTTGACAATTTAACAAAATTGCTTGGGAATTTGGGGAAAAAAGATGGAGATCAAAGCGGAGGAAGTGGGCTTGAAAATTTAACAAAGTTGTTTGGAAATTTGGGGAAAAAAGATGGAGATCAAAGCGGAGGAAGTGGACTTGAAAATTTAACAAAGTTGTTTGGAAATTTGGGGAAAAAAGATGGAGATCAAAGCGGAGGAAGTGGAATTGAAGGTTTAACAAAATTGTTTGGAAATTTGGGGAAAAAAGATGGAGATCAAAGCGGAGGAAGTGGAATTGAAGGTTTAACAAAACTGCTTGGGAATCAAAGCGGAGGAAGTGGGCTTGAAGGTTTAACAAAATTGTTTGGAGATTTGGGGAAAAAAGATGGAGATCAAAGCGGAGGAAGTGGAATTGAAGGTTTAACAAAACTGCTTGGGAATCAAAGCGGAGGAAGTGGGCTTGAAGGTTTAACAAAATTGTTTGGAAATTTGGGGAAAAAAGATGGAGATCAAAGCGGAGGAAGTGGACTTGAAAATTTAACAAAGTTGCTTGGGAATTTGGGGAAAAAGGATGGAGATCAAAACGAGAAAAATCCCCTCGAAAGTTTAACAAAGTTATTTGGGAATGGAGGTAAAGGTGAAGGAAATGAAAAAGTAGGAAACCTACTTGATGGTTTATCAAGCTTGATTGGAAATTTTAGTAAAAAAAGTGgggatgaaaataaaaagaatcCGTTTCATGATATTCATTCATTATTTGGAAATTGGTTAAGTGATGATAATTCTAAAGATGCACCATTTTTATTAGATAATAGTGTTGATCATTTTTCCGAAAAATCAAAACAGGCAATATTGTCACAATATAATCGTGATGAAAGAGAATTATTAAACCAATTAGAatctttaataaataaaaataaagttcttactaatattaaagaaatcaatgaaaaaaatgcaaaactGAAAGCTCATATTTCTACattaaaagagaaatataATCCATATTCATATGAAGGGCAATTATTAAATGATATGATAAATGaagatgatataaaaaataaatataatatagatgATACATTTGAGAATAAGATATATGAGATAGCAAAAAAAGGTATAGTATATGAAGAAATGAGTGACTtagaaaaagataaaaaaagtgAGATGTTTGAAGATATCAATGAATTAGATAATAAGGATGCAAAGGATAGTGGTACAATTAATATTCATACAATAAAACATGATCAAATTGAAAACGATTCATTATTAAGAGGTATACTACATGGGGGTAAAGACAATTTACATGAATGCAATTGTTTTTCTAACaaagtaaaaaaatgtatattttcatatattaattatagcAATTTAGAATATATGCTAGGAAGTTTAAATATTGATGTAAATTCTATggtaacaaaatatataagtgaTAACACAAAAAatcataattttaaaaaatctaAATCGTTTCTTGTTCCTTTACCACCATTAAATGCTAAATCTAATATAAAGAAtgtaaatgaatatatactAAGAGTCCCACGTGTTTTATTTTTGGCAACAAAGaaatcattttcttcatcaacagatcgatatttttttaatttgtatgATATAATGGAGAGTCAATTAAAATGGAATGTGTATATATGGGGATATGGATTTAAACATTatcctttattttttacaaaaaatttaCATACATTATTACATAAATATGATCATCAAATAGGTCGTGAACCATTTGATTTAATATTTGTTCATAGTAGCTTTATAtctaattattataatcattatttttttttgaaaaatatgccTAAAATGACAACCTtgatatttataaatgatGGATGGGACagtaatgtaaaaaaatcatatatgaatttaattccgcacattttttttcaaaaccaagtaaatatatttgaatataatCCATTAAATAGTATAGATATAGAAACAGAGAAAAATAAgttaaataacaatatatggAATAAAGTATCTAATAATAGTACAAACAACGTTATCACAAATAAGcacaaaaagaaaaaggaTATAAAGAAGAGTAGTAATACTTTTTCTGATGACAATATTGATTCagataataatgaattatgGAATAcagatgatgataatataaatgaacaTACCTTATGGGCATTTTTACCCCATGGTATAAATCCATGTTGTTCTAAACATGTGGATATGTGTTTTGAGGTAAAAGGGAATGAAAATGGATATAAAAAGAATCCTcgattttattataatattgcCCAAAAgatagaaaataaatatagaagaAGCATAAAATTAAGTTATTCACTACTTGATTTATTTGTACCTGAATGTGCTTTTAAAGAACCACCCATTGGTATGTTTGACATAAGTAATAGAGATAtagatattttatatttatataatacaacATCGAGTAACTATAATGATTTtcttatacaaaaaattatggatcatatatataataagaatataaataatttaaaagatCGAATACATAAATATGAAGTGGATTCTTATTATTGGAAAGTTTGGGGATTGCAAACAACTCATaaacttataaaaaataaaatgaaagaaTATTCAGACATATTAAAAAGAAGTAAAATTTGTGTAATTAGTTCAAAATATGCAGGTATGTTAAATAAAATGGTTATAGATGCCATATTTAGTGGTTGTATTGTTATAACTGATAAAAGTCATAATAAagatattaacaaatatatagtaTTGACACAAATACCATATGAATATTATGAAATTCCtgatttaatatataataatgaaaatataaattcttTGGCAATCGATTTAATTAAGAAAATTACTACAACTCTTAATGAAGTATATAGTGGCGCAAGAGATCAGATGAGAATAGATGCATTTAAAGCAGttttaaatacatatacTTATCCTggtataattttaaattggaTTTTGCCTACATTATATTTCCAtcataataaagaaaaatacgaaattaacaataattattttgttttaccacaatattttaaaagtatTATATCAAAGAGCTTAAAAACAAGTAGTgctaaaagagaaaaaattataGCGAATATTGATTTGTCTTTACAAGAAGATTTAATaatgaataataatgaaGTCTTAATATGGTTTATAATATGggttataattttttctgttatattttgttatatattaaaaaataacagtATAgttagttatttttttaaacagaGAAAATTACACCTATGA
- a CDS encoding elongation factor Tu, whose amino-acid sequence MNNEPFTFNANAPVYYPGTPYNVESQTEISEQNEISGQNEIISENINDGDSIADVENKISKMCLTPEKNEEIEVAKVEKEIQEDKGIDKKVSLVQVDSRPHLNIIFIGHVDAGKSTACGNILYILGYVDDRTIEKYEREAKEKNRESWFLAFIMDINEEERQKGKTVEVGRAHFETKDRRFTILDAPGHKNFIPNMISGAAQADIGVLIISARKGEFETGFERGGQTREHTLLAKTLGINQLIVAINKMDDPTCNWSESRYDEIQKKITPFIKSCGYNINKDVFFVPISGLSGQNLSEHISDKNSKLHDPRGSWYDISKPTLFQILNSLSPPPWDENGPLRIPLLEGYKDNGIVAVGKIESGTLYGSNMNCILMPNKVKVKVTNVYVEDDEVPYAKPGENVRVKLLGVEEDQISKGFVLCDSLSLCSVVSEFIGRVAIVELLEHKPIITAGYFCIFHAHTTCEEIQFIDMLEVIDKKSKKKKIKPKFIKNDCIVTAHFLLSNPVCIEVYDKLPQLGRFTLRDQGRTIAIGKILELKN is encoded by the exons ATGAATAATGAGCCTTTTACATTCAATGCAAATGCTCCTGTGTATTATCCCGGTACACCATATAATGTAGAGAGTCAAACTGAAATAAGCGAGCAAAATGAAATAAGCGGgcaaaatgaaataatttcAGAAAATATTAACGATGGCGATTCAATAGCTGAtgtggaaaataaaataagcaaAATGTGTTTAACCcctgaaaaaaatgaagaaatcgAAGTTGCAAAAGTAGAAAAAGAAATACAAGAAGATAAGGGAATAGATAAAAAAGTTAGTTTAGTACAAGTGGATTCTAGACcccatttaaatattatatttattggtCATGTAGATGCTGGAAAATCAACAGCATGTGgaaatattttgtatattttaggATATGTTGATGATAGAACAATcgaaaaatatgaaagagaagcaaaagaaaaaaacagaGAAAGTTGGTTTTTAGCATTTATTATGGATATAAATGAAGAAGAAAGACAAAAAGGAAAAACTGTAGAAGTAGGTAGAGCACATTTCGAAACAAAAGATAGAAGATTTACTATTTTAGATGCACCAGgacataaaaattttataccAAATATGATTAGTGGTGCAGCTCAAGCAGATATTGGGGTATTAATTATATCTGCAAGAAAGGGAGAGTTTGAAACTGGTTTTGAAAGGGGTGGGCAAACCAGAGAACATACTCTGTTGGCAAAAACATTAG gaataaACCAACTAATAGTGGCGATAAACAAAATGGACGACCCAACATGTAACTGGAGCGAAAGCAGATATGAcgaaattcaaaaaaaaataaccccatttataaaatcatgtggatataatataaataaagatgtGTTTTTTGTCCCAATATCTGGATTATCAGGACAAAATTTATCTGAACATATATCcgataaaaattcaaaattacATGATCCACGAGGTAGTTGGTATGATATATCGAAACCAACTTTATTTCAAATTTTAAATTCGTTATCTCCACCCCCTTGGGATGAAAATGGCCCATTAAGAATTCCATTATTAGAAGGATACAAAGATAACGGTATAGTTGCTGTTGGTAAAATTGAATCTGGAACATTATATGGAAGTAATATGAATTGTATTTTAATGCCAAATAAAGTTAAAGTAAAAGTCACAAATGTATATGTAGAAGATGATGAAGTCCCTTATGCTAAGCCTGGAGAAAATGTTCGTGTCAAATTATTAGGTGTAGAAGAAGATCAAATTAGTAAAGGGTTTGTATTATGTGATTCATTGAGCTTATGTTCAGTGGTTAGTGAATTTATAGGTAGAGTAGCAATTGTAGAATTGTTAGAACATAAACCAATTATAACAGCAggatatttttgtatattccATGCTCATACAACATGTGAAGAAATACAATTTATTGATATGTTAGAAGTTATcgataaaaaatcaaaaaaaaaaaaaataaaacccaAATTTATTAAGAATGATTGTATTGTTACTGCACactttttattatcaaatcCAGTTTGTATAGAGGTTTATGATAAATTACCACAATTAGGCAGATTTACTTTAAGAGATCAAGGAAGAACTATAGCTATAGGAAAAATTcttgaattaaaaaattaa